Proteins encoded in a region of the Phacochoerus africanus isolate WHEZ1 chromosome 8, ROS_Pafr_v1, whole genome shotgun sequence genome:
- the SPACA6 gene encoding sperm acrosome membrane-associated protein 6 isoform X2 — protein sequence MALLVPASTVSSALVALSVFGASAWACLLCFTSYNERLQICQIFDGLERPALGECEEAFAEAFKGLLDTEIHYDERSHLHDAFTQMTHSLQEVAAAQGSFRVAFPLAARKMRKVISQLKEVPACVPPCGLQEVARRFHCRGCYSTVCDLPLDCPVQDVTVTRGHQAMFSCTVNFQLPKEEITYSWKFAGGLRTQDVSYFRDIPRAEGYLARIRPVQPKHRGTFSCVITHDQRPLARLYFFLNVTGPPPRGETELQLTFREVLRWAPREAEMIEPWSPSLGELLASPEALTSGNQCLLAALVALVSVCVTVLAW from the exons ATGGCCCTGCTGGTCCCAGCGAGCACCGTCTCGTCCGCCCTGGTGGCCCTCTCCGTCTTCGGGGCCTCCGCCTGGGCCTGTCTCCTCTGCTTCACGTCGTACAATGAGCGCCTCCAGATCTGCCAGATCTTCGACGGCCTGGAGAGGCCGGCCCTGGGGGAGTGTGAGGAGGCCTTCGCGGAGGCCTTTAAGGGCCTCCTGGACACTGAGATCC actACGATGAGAGAAGCCACCTGCACGATGCCTTCACCCAGATGACCCACTCCCTCCAGGAGGTGGCCGCCGCCCAGG GGTCCTTTCGGGTTGCCTTCCCTCTTGCCGCCAGGAAAATGCGCAAGGTTATATCACAGCTTAAAGAAG TCCCGGCCTGCGTCCCTCCCTGCG GACTCCAGGAGGTCGCCCGGCGTTTCCACTGTCGCGGGTGCTACTCCACCGTCTGCGACCTCCCGTTGGACTGCCCAG TTCAGGACGTGACGGTGACTCGGGGTCATCAGGCTATGTTCTCCTGCACTGTGAACTTCCAGCTGCCCAAGGAAGAGATCACCTATTCCTGGAAGTTCGCTGGAGGT CTCCGGACTCAGGACGTGTCCTACTTCCGAGACATTCCGCGGGCCGAAGGATACCTGGCGCGCATCCGGCCGGTGCAGCCCAAGCACCGCGGGACCTTCTCCTGCGTGATCACACACGACCAGCGCCCCCTGGCGCGGCTCTACTTCTTTCTTAACG TGACGGGTCCGCCGCCGCGCGGGGAGACTGAGCTCCAGCTCACTTTTCGGGAGGTCTTGCGCTGGGCGCCGCGGGAGGCGGAGATGATTGAACCCTGGAGCCCGAGCCTGGGCGAGTTGCTGGCCAGCCCCGAGGCTCTGACGTCGGGCAATCAGTGCCTGCTCGCGGCCCTTGTGGCCTTAGTATCAGTCTGTGTGACCGTGCTGGCGTGGTGA
- the SPACA6 gene encoding sperm acrosome membrane-associated protein 6 isoform X1, with product MALLVPASTVSSALVALSVFGASAWACLLCFTSYNERLQICQIFDGLERPALGECEEAFAEAFKGLLDTEIREETPPSSSTPPGLCGGRDQRGLERRRGSETQDTGDVVLGGSASPSSCLPPPDYDERSHLHDAFTQMTHSLQEVAAAQGSFRVAFPLAARKMRKVISQLKEVPACVPPCGLQEVARRFHCRGCYSTVCDLPLDCPVQDVTVTRGHQAMFSCTVNFQLPKEEITYSWKFAGAPDSGRVLLPRHSAGRRIPGAHPAGAAQAPRDLLLRDHTRPAPPGAALLLS from the exons ATGGCCCTGCTGGTCCCAGCGAGCACCGTCTCGTCCGCCCTGGTGGCCCTCTCCGTCTTCGGGGCCTCCGCCTGGGCCTGTCTCCTCTGCTTCACGTCGTACAATGAGCGCCTCCAGATCTGCCAGATCTTCGACGGCCTGGAGAGGCCGGCCCTGGGGGAGTGTGAGGAGGCCTTCGCGGAGGCCTTTAAGGGCCTCCTGGACACTGAGATCCGTGAGGAGACCCCCCCATCCTCCAGCACCCCCCCAGGGCTGTGTGGAGGGAGGGACCAGAGAGGCCTGGAGAGACGGAGGGGGTCAGAGACTCAGGACACTGGGGACGTGGTGCTGGGGGGATCCGCgtcccccagctcctgcctcccacccccagactACGATGAGAGAAGCCACCTGCACGATGCCTTCACCCAGATGACCCACTCCCTCCAGGAGGTGGCCGCCGCCCAGG GGTCCTTTCGGGTTGCCTTCCCTCTTGCCGCCAGGAAAATGCGCAAGGTTATATCACAGCTTAAAGAAG TCCCGGCCTGCGTCCCTCCCTGCG GACTCCAGGAGGTCGCCCGGCGTTTCCACTGTCGCGGGTGCTACTCCACCGTCTGCGACCTCCCGTTGGACTGCCCAG TTCAGGACGTGACGGTGACTCGGGGTCATCAGGCTATGTTCTCCTGCACTGTGAACTTCCAGCTGCCCAAGGAAGAGATCACCTATTCCTGGAAGTTCGCTGGAG CTCCGGACTCAGGACGTGTCCTACTTCCGAGACATTCCGCGGGCCGAAGGATACCTGGCGCGCATCCGGCCGGTGCAGCCCAAGCACCGCGGGACCTTCTCCTGCGTGATCACACACGACCAGCGCCCCCTGGCGCGGCTCTACTTCTTTCTTAA